ACAGGCCGGCGCACAGCTCCCGGTGACGGTCGAGCTGCGGCCCGAGCGCTCCGCCCAGGCTCGTCAACAGCCCTGCGAACGCCGCCTCGTCGCCACGTTCCACGATGTCCGCGACCGCCCGGATCCCTTCGGCCAGTGCCTTCCTCGCCGTCGCGGCGTGCGGGTTGGCGGCCTGGACATCCCAGTAGACCTCCGGCGTGCCCGAGGCGATCCGGGCGAGCAACGCCAGCATCGTCGTGTGCGGCGGCGGCGCTATCGCAGCGAGTTGTCCGACGTCCACGTCCATGTCGCGCAGTGCCACACCGAATCCGAGCACAGCCGCATGCGTGAGCGCCTGTGCCGCACCGGTGAGCCGATCATGCTCGTCGGCGTCGGTCAGCACGACCCGGCCGCCCCACTGCTCGATGAGCCGCAGCAATTCCCGGACAAGGGGCCCGTCGTGCACGACGACCGCGGCGACAGGGCGGCCGGCCATGCCGAGCGCGGGCGCGAACATCGGGTTGAGACTGACCATCTGCACGCCGGCAGGAGCCGCGGCGACGACTCGGCTCTTCACCGACAGCGTGTCCACGAGCAACGCGTCCGGCGTCATCGCCTCGGCCACCGCGCCGATCGCCGCGAGCGCCACCGGCTCCGGCACGGCCAGCAACACCATGTCCGCGGCCCTGAGCTGGTCGGCGAGCGCGTCGTCGATGTTCGTGATGTCCCCGTTCCGCAGGGGATCCACGACCTCGACGACCGCGCCGCGCTCTCCCAGCAGCCTGGCGAACATGCCACCGACCGCGCCCGAGCCTCCGACGAGCACGCAGCGGCGGAGCCGCGTCACCGCTCGCCCGCGACGTGCGGGACAACGGTCGCCACGACCGCCGCGATCATGGCGCGGGACTTCACCAGCGTCTCCTCGAACTCCTCCTCGGCGTCCGACAGCGCCACGATCGCGCCGCCCACCCCGAAGCTCACCCCGTTGTCCGTGGCCACCACGGTGCGGATGACGATGCTGAGGTCCGCGGCGCCGCTGAGCGAGAACCAGCCCATCCCCCCGGAGTAGATGCCCCGCGGGCCTTCCTCCAGCCGGTCGATGATCTCCATGGTGCGGATCTTCGGCGCGCCGGTCATCGAGCCGCCCGGGAACGCCGCGCGCACGCACTCGACCGCGGACACCCCTGGGCGCAACCGGCCGCGGATGGTGGACACCAGCTGGTGCACCGGAGCGTAGGTCTCGACGTGGAACAGCCGGGGAACGTGCACCGAACCGATCTCGCACACGGTGTTGAGGTCGTTGCGGACCAGGTCGACGATCATCAGGTTCTCGGCCCGGTCCTTCTCCCGGCCGAGCAGGTCCAGCCGCAACGCCTCGTCCTCCGCCGGGGTCTCCCCGCGTGGCCTGGTTCCCTTGATGGGCTTGGACTCCACGCCCGACCTGCTGTCCACGGTGATGAACCGCTCCGGGGAGGCGCTGAGCACGGCGAGGCCCGGGAAATCGAGCAGGGCGCCGTAGGGAACCGGGCTGATCCGGCGCAGCTCCGCGTACGTGGTCAGCGGATCGATCCGCACGTCCATCGTCAGGTGGTTGGTGAGGCAGATCTCGTAGGACTCGCCGTCCTTGATCTCCTGCAAGCACTCGGCGATCCGTTTGAGGTATGCCTCTTTGTCGTGCCGGAAGTGGACGGTCTGGAGCAGGTCCGGCTCGATCGCGCGCAGCGCGGCGGCCTGCTGCTCCCCCGGCTCGTAGTCGGGCAACGCGGCCAGCCGGGCCTCGGTCTCGTCCAGCCACGACATCGCGGCCGAGCGGTCATCCCCGGTGCTGAGCGTCAGCAGGTGACACGCGCGTTCGACGAAGTCGAGCACCAGCATGCGGTCGGTGAACAACAGGGCGGCGTCGGGTGTTTCCGATCGGTATGCCGACTGCCCGCAGGTCTCCGCCTTCAACTCGTAACCCAGGTATCCCACGTACCCGAGGTTGAAGTCGTTCGGCAGGCCTTCCGGAGTCGGCACGGCACGACGGGCCAGCTGTTCGTCCAGGTAGTCGAAGAATCCCCGCTGGACGTCCTGCCTGGTGCCGTCGGCTCGGCTCACCCGCACGACACCCTCGTCGACGCGATAGGTGACGTACTCGGCCAGCGGGCCACTGCCGTCACCCATGAAAGCGAAGCGGGACATGCCTTGGATCACCGCGCTGGCGTCCAGCCAGAAGGCGTGCTCGGAGTCGGCGAACAGCTCGCGGTAAGCGGTCTCCGGGTCCGGCAGCACCGGGATCCTGCGGGTGATCACCTCGTAGGCGCCGGGGCGGGCCGGCTCGGGACCGGCCCAGTGCGCCAGCGCGAGGTCGCGGAAGTTGCCCAGCAGCTCCCGGCCGTACTCGCTGTCGATCGACTCGGGGTGGAACTGCACGCCCCAGATCGGCAGCGACCGGTGCCGCAGCCCCATGATCACGCCGTCCGCGGTCCACGCCAGCGCCTCCAGTTCGTCCGGCAGCGATGTGATCGCCAGCGAGTGGTAGCGGACCACGGAGAACGGCGACGGCAGCCCGGCGAAGACGTCCACTCCGGTGTGGTGCACCGCCGAGACCCGGCCGTGCATCGGTTCCGGCGCGTGCTCGACGACAGCGCCGAACAGGTGCCCGATGCCCTGGTGTCCCAGGCAGACGCCGAGCACCGGCAGCCCGGACTCGAGGATGGCCTGTGCGCTGATGCCGAAGTCGCGGGCCCGATCCGGCCGGCCAGGGCCGGGCGAGATCACGATGCCGTCGAATTCACCGAGGTCGATGCGCGACCAGTCGGCGTCGTTGCGCACGACCGTCGGCGCCTGGCCGGTCACCTCACCGATGTACTGGTGCAGGTTGTAGGTGAACGAGTCGTAGTTGTCGATGAGAAGCGTTCGCATGTGCGCTGGCTCCCGTCAGGCTGTGACGTTGCCGATCACCAGGTCCTCGACACGGCACGTCTCGGCGATGACGAGGTCGTAGAGGTTGCGCAGGAAGTCCACGTCGACTCCGTGCTCCCGGCCGTACTCGGCCGCGCGCCGCTGAACCACGCCGATCCGGTGTGGCTGCATCATGGGCACGCCGTGCTCGCGCTTGTGCTCGGCGATGCGCACGCAGAGTTCGATGCGTTCCCGCAGGATGTCAAGGAATCGGAAATCGATCCGGTCGAGTTCCGCACGTAAGTCTTCAAGTTGCCGATCGGCATCGTCGTCAGCCACCGGCTAGTCCTTTCCCCATTCGACCGGGAGGTCGACAATCGTCCGGACAAGAATGTTCATCTGATAGCGCACCTTGGCCGGATCGACGGCCAGCCGGATATCCGGGAAACGCTCGAACAACCGCTGTACACCGACTTCGGTGATCACTTTGGCCAGGTGCGCGCCGGAGCAGTAGTGGATACCGAAACCGAAACTCAGGTGCGCGGGCTTCTCCCGGTCGATGTCGAACTTCTCCGGGCACCGCGGGAACTGCCGCTCGTCCCGGTTGGCCGAGAGGAAGGAGATGATGACGACCTCGCCCGCCGGGATGACCACGCCGCCGATCTCGACCGGCTCGGTGGTGACGCGGTGCAACGCGTTGTGCGTCGGGGTGGTGAACCGGATCAGCTCGTCCATCGCCTTGGTCCAGCCGTCAGGCTCGCCGGTGATCCGCTCCCGCTCCCGCGGATGGGTCAGCAGGGTGAACAGGGCACCGCCCAGCATGCTCGCCGTGGTGTCGTTTCCCCCGCTCATCAGGGCGAACCCGGTGGACAGGATCTCGGTGTGGGTCAGCCGCCGCTCCGGATCAGCGTGGATCAGCGCGGACATCAAGTCGTCGCCGGGCGTGCGGGTCTTCTCCGCGATCAGGTCGGTCATGAACTCGGAGAGCTCGTGCACGTTGCGCTCGAGCTCGCCGTCCGCGGCGTCCAGCGGGGAGAAGTCGCGCTGGGCGTTGGACCAGCGGATGAAGTCCGGCCAGCGGCTGGCCGGGGCGCCCATCAGCTCCGCGATCGCCATCACCGGCAGCGGCACGGCGAACCCCGCCATCAGGTCGGCTCGTCCCCGGCCGTCGATCCGGTCCAGCAGTTCGTCGGCGAGCTCGGCGATCCGCGGCCGCATCGCCTCGGCCCGGCGCGGGGTGAACGCGAAGCTGATCGCCCGGCGCAGCGGGGTGTGCCGGGGTGGCTCCAGGTTGGCCAGGTGGTTGGCCTGCTCCGGCGGCGGTGTGATCTTCCGACCGAGTTGGCGGGACATCAGCTCGTAGTGCACGTTGATGTCCCGGCTCATCCGCGGGTCGTTGAAGGCGGCCTTGGCGTCCTCGTACCGGGTGATCACCCAGGCGCGGCCGCCGTTGGGCATGCCGACCTCGCAGACCGGCTTTTCCCGGCGCACATATTCCAGCACCGGATACGGATTCTGCGCGAAATCATTGGTGAGCATCCAGTACCTGGAAAGCGTCCGACCGGCAGCCATCCCCGCTCCTTTAACGCCGTTTCCCTGGATCGTCTTCAGCCGAGCTTAGTCGGAATCGAGCCGCTCGCCGCGCTGGTACAAATTCTTCGATTACCCCGGAAAACCGAAGGTGGCCACCCGGCAGGTGGCCACCTTCGGTTTTCCAAGCGTTACCGCGGCGGGTCCGCGCTGCCTCCGATCGGGCCGACCAGCTGACCGGTCAGATCCGGCTCGTTCGGCCCCGGTTCGAAGCCGTTGAGGTTGCGCACGTTGACCGGATCGGCCTGCGGGTACTGGTACATGATCGCCACCATGCTGTTGTCGACCGTGCCGACGGCGTGGTACCGGGCCATCAGCGGGTCGAGCTGGCGCAGGCCCTGCACGACGAACGACAGGCCACCCGCGTGCTCGGTCCGCTTGTACTGCGAACCGGCCCAGGCGTACTCGCCGCCGTTCTGGTTCGGCGGCACGTGGTCGG
This is a stretch of genomic DNA from Saccharothrix ecbatanensis. It encodes these proteins:
- a CDS encoding cytochrome P450 family protein — translated: MAAGRTLSRYWMLTNDFAQNPYPVLEYVRREKPVCEVGMPNGGRAWVITRYEDAKAAFNDPRMSRDINVHYELMSRQLGRKITPPPEQANHLANLEPPRHTPLRRAISFAFTPRRAEAMRPRIAELADELLDRIDGRGRADLMAGFAVPLPVMAIAELMGAPASRWPDFIRWSNAQRDFSPLDAADGELERNVHELSEFMTDLIAEKTRTPGDDLMSALIHADPERRLTHTEILSTGFALMSGGNDTTASMLGGALFTLLTHPRERERITGEPDGWTKAMDELIRFTTPTHNALHRVTTEPVEIGGVVIPAGEVVIISFLSANRDERQFPRCPEKFDIDREKPAHLSFGFGIHYCSGAHLAKVITEVGVQRLFERFPDIRLAVDPAKVRYQMNILVRTIVDLPVEWGKD
- a CDS encoding chorismate mutase family protein; protein product: MADDDADRQLEDLRAELDRIDFRFLDILRERIELCVRIAEHKREHGVPMMQPHRIGVVQRRAAEYGREHGVDVDFLRNLYDLVIAETCRVEDLVIGNVTA
- a CDS encoding prephenate dehydrogenase/arogenate dehydrogenase family protein, with product MTRLRRCVLVGGSGAVGGMFARLLGERGAVVEVVDPLRNGDITNIDDALADQLRAADMVLLAVPEPVALAAIGAVAEAMTPDALLVDTLSVKSRVVAAAPAGVQMVSLNPMFAPALGMAGRPVAAVVVHDGPLVRELLRLIEQWGGRVVLTDADEHDRLTGAAQALTHAAVLGFGVALRDMDVDVGQLAAIAPPPHTTMLALLARIASGTPEVYWDVQAANPHAATARKALAEGIRAVADIVERGDEAAFAGLLTSLGGALGPQLDRHRELCAGLFAGLASGTTSYSDRMPPPTVLQ
- the pabB gene encoding aminodeoxychorismate synthase component I encodes the protein MRTLLIDNYDSFTYNLHQYIGEVTGQAPTVVRNDADWSRIDLGEFDGIVISPGPGRPDRARDFGISAQAILESGLPVLGVCLGHQGIGHLFGAVVEHAPEPMHGRVSAVHHTGVDVFAGLPSPFSVVRYHSLAITSLPDELEALAWTADGVIMGLRHRSLPIWGVQFHPESIDSEYGRELLGNFRDLALAHWAGPEPARPGAYEVITRRIPVLPDPETAYRELFADSEHAFWLDASAVIQGMSRFAFMGDGSGPLAEYVTYRVDEGVVRVSRADGTRQDVQRGFFDYLDEQLARRAVPTPEGLPNDFNLGYVGYLGYELKAETCGQSAYRSETPDAALLFTDRMLVLDFVERACHLLTLSTGDDRSAAMSWLDETEARLAALPDYEPGEQQAAALRAIEPDLLQTVHFRHDKEAYLKRIAECLQEIKDGESYEICLTNHLTMDVRIDPLTTYAELRRISPVPYGALLDFPGLAVLSASPERFITVDSRSGVESKPIKGTRPRGETPAEDEALRLDLLGREKDRAENLMIVDLVRNDLNTVCEIGSVHVPRLFHVETYAPVHQLVSTIRGRLRPGVSAVECVRAAFPGGSMTGAPKIRTMEIIDRLEEGPRGIYSGGMGWFSLSGAADLSIVIRTVVATDNGVSFGVGGAIVALSDAEEEFEETLVKSRAMIAAVVATVVPHVAGER